In Cicer arietinum cultivar CDC Frontier isolate Library 1 chromosome 1, Cicar.CDCFrontier_v2.0, whole genome shotgun sequence, one DNA window encodes the following:
- the LOC101506026 gene encoding peroxidase A2 has product MNSSLHLTFTALWCVVVVLGGLPFSSDAQLDPSFYKDTCPNVHSLVRDVIRNVSKTDPRILASLIRLHFHDCFVQGCDASILLNDTSTIVSEQGAFPNNNSIRGLDVVNRIKTAVENACPNIVSCADILALAAQISSVLAQGPNWKVPLGRRDSLTANQSLANQNLPGPSFNLTRLKSAFAAQGLNTTDLVALSGAHTIGRGQCKFFVDRLYNFSSTNNPDPTLNTTYLQTLQAICPNGGPGTTLTNLDLTTPDTFDSAYYSNLKIQKGLFQSDQELFSTSGADTIDIVNSFNDNQTLFFANFKASMIKMGNINVLTGSQGEIRQQCNFINGNSVDLATTVTRESSEDGIVSSY; this is encoded by the exons ATGAACTCTTCTCTTCATCTCACATTCACAGCTTTATGGTGTGTAGTGGTTGTTCTTGGAGGGTTACCCTTCTCTTCAGATGCACAACTTGATCCATCCTTTTATAAGGACACTTGTCCTAATGTTCATTCCCTTGTTCGTGACGTTATAAGGAATGTTTCTAAGACAGATCCTCGTATCCTTGCTAGTCTCATCAGGCTTCATTTTCATGATTGTTTTGTTCAA GGTTGTGATGCATCAATCTTATTAAATGACACTTCAACAATAGTGAGTGAACAAGGAGCATTCCCAAATAACAACTCAATAAGAGGTTTGGATGTTGTGAATCGAATTAAAACTGCGGTGGAAAATGCTTGTCCTAACATAGTCTCTTGTGCTGATATTCTTGCACTTGCTGCTCAAATTTCCTCTGTTTTG GCTCAAGGTCCTAATTGGAAAGTTCCATTAGGAAGAAGAGATAGTTTAACAGCAAACCAATCTCTTGCTAATCAAAATCTTCCAGGTCCTTCTTTCAACCTTACTCGACTAAAATCTGCTTTTGCTGCTCAAGGTCTCAACACAACTGATCTAGTTGCACTTTCAG GTGCTCATACAATTGGTAGAGGCCAATGCAAATTCTTTGTTGATCGATTATATAATTTTAGCAGTACTAACAATCCTGATCCAACTCTCAACACAACCTACTTACAAACACTACAAGCAATATGTCCAAACGGTGGACCTGGTACCACTCTTACCAATTTGGACCTAACCACTCCTGATACATTTGACTCTGCCTACTATTCCAATCTTAAAATTCAAAAGGGATTGTTTCAGAGTGACCAAGAGTTGTTTTCAACCAGTGGTGCAGACACTATTGACATTGTCAATAGTTTCAATGACAACCAAACTCTTTTCTTTGCAAACTTTAAGGCCTCTATGATTAAAATGGGTAATATTAATGTGTTAACTGGATCTCAAGGAGAAATTAGACAACAATGTAACTTTATTAATGGAAACTCTGTTGACCTTGCTACTACTGTGACTAGAGAGTCGTCAGAAGATGGCATCGTTAGTTCATACTAA
- the LOC105851877 gene encoding peroxidase A2: MNPLSLIATAFCCVVFIVIGTIPFSDAQLDPSFYNDTCSNVHSIVRGVLTNVSQSDPRILASLIRLHFHDCFVQGCDASILLNDTSTIVSEQSAPPNNNSIRGLDVINQIKTAVENGCPNIVSCADILALAAQISVDLANGPVWEVPLGRRDSLTANKSLATQNLPAPTFNLTQLKSTFATQGLNTTDLVALSGGHTIGRGQCRFFVDRLYNFSNTGNPDSSLNTSYLQTLQSICPNSGPGTNLTNLDPTTPDTFDSNYYSNLQVGNGLFQSDQELFSTTGADTISIVNSFTNNQTLFFENFIASMIKMGNIGVLTGSQGEIRTQCNAVNGNSSGLANVATKESTQDAVAHSEYI; this comes from the exons atgaatcCACTTAGTCTAATTGCAACAGCtttttgttgtgttgtgtttaTAGTAATTGGAACAATACCCTTTTCTGATGCACAATTAGATCCTTCATTTTACAATGATACATGTTCCAATGTTCATTCAATTGTACGTGGTGTGCTCACAAATGTTTCACAATCTGATCCTAGAATCCTTGCTAGTCTCATCAGACTCCACTTTCACGATTGTTTTGTTCAA GGTTGTGACGCCTCAATTTTGTTGAACGATACAAGTACAATAGTGAGTGAGCAAAGTGCACCACCAAATAATAACTCCATAAGAGGTTTGGATGtgataaatcaaatcaaaacagCAGTGGAAAATGGTTGTCCCAACATAGTTTCTTGTGCTGATATTCTTGCCCTTGCTGCTCAAATATCTGTTGATTTG GCAAATGGTCCTGTTTGGGAAGTTCCATTGGGAAGAAGGGATAGTTTAACGGCTAATAAAAGTCTTGCAACTCAAAATCTTCCAGCCCCCACCTTTAACCTCACTCAACTTAAATCCACATTTGCTACTCAAGGCCTCAATACTACTGATCTAGTTGCACTTTCAG GTGGTCACACAATTGGAAGAGGTCAATGTAGATTCTTTGTGGACCGATTATACAATTTTAGCAATACTGGTAATCCTGATTCAAGTCTTAACACAAGTTATTTACAAACACTACAATCAATATGTCCCAATAGTGGACCCGGTACCAATCTCACCAATTTGGACCCAACTACTCCTGATACATTTGACTCCAACTACTACTCTAATCTTCAAGTTGGCAATGGCTTGTTTCAGAGCGACCAAGAACTTTTTTCAACAACGGGTGCAGATACCATTTCAATTGTCAATAGTTTCACCAACAATCAAACTCTGTTCTTTGAAAATTTCATAGCCTCCATGATAAAAATGGGGAATATTGGAGTGTTAACAGGATCTCAAGGTGAAATTCGAACACAATGTAATGCTGTGAATGGGAATTCCTCTGGATTGGCTAATGTAGCCACTAAAGAATCAACACAAGATGCTGTGGCTcattctgaatatatataa